In Candidatus Promineifilum breve, one genomic interval encodes:
- a CDS encoding class I SAM-dependent methyltransferase, whose amino-acid sequence MNNIPVCPESEVIPLIEMKQVPVHCNVLWPSREAARNAPRGDIHLGYLPGCGHTYNLAFDPSLMEYTQEYENSLHFSPRFQEYATALADGLVEKYDLRDKDIVEIGAGKGDFLIMLCALQGNRGWGYDPSYVPDEGYTAPNVTFVQDFYTEKYIDQPAYLIVCRHVLEHIPDPDAFISQVRRAVGQQHAVVFFEVPNSLWTLRRGGIWDVIYEHCSFFSPFSLAHLFRRHGFDVLAVNEVFGGQFVTIEAVPAEAGGQGSGGAGEQPSATTSFSPALLSPFSPADLDALTADAYAFAESYRAKRQEWQERLATLAATGQRGVVWGAGSKGVTFLNAMAAGDEIAAVVDINPRKQGKYVAGTGQRIVAPAELAELRPDFVIIMNANYREEIGRMLAEVGVDAQIMVA is encoded by the coding sequence ATGAACAATATCCCCGTCTGCCCCGAATCCGAGGTCATCCCTCTCATCGAAATGAAGCAGGTGCCGGTACACTGCAACGTATTGTGGCCGAGCCGCGAGGCAGCGCGCAATGCTCCGCGCGGCGACATTCACCTCGGCTACCTGCCGGGCTGCGGCCATACCTATAACCTGGCCTTCGACCCGTCGCTGATGGAATACACCCAGGAGTATGAGAACTCCCTCCACTTCTCGCCCCGCTTCCAGGAGTACGCCACGGCCCTGGCTGATGGGCTGGTCGAGAAGTACGATCTACGCGACAAGGACATCGTCGAGATCGGCGCGGGCAAGGGCGACTTCCTGATCATGCTCTGCGCCCTACAGGGCAACCGGGGTTGGGGCTACGACCCCAGCTACGTGCCCGATGAGGGCTACACCGCGCCCAACGTGACCTTTGTCCAGGACTTCTACACCGAGAAGTACATCGACCAACCGGCCTATCTCATCGTCTGTCGCCATGTGCTGGAGCACATCCCCGATCCCGATGCCTTCATCTCTCAGGTGCGCCGGGCAGTGGGCCAGCAGCACGCCGTCGTCTTCTTTGAGGTTCCCAATTCCCTCTGGACGCTACGCCGGGGCGGCATCTGGGACGTGATCTACGAGCACTGCTCCTTCTTCAGCCCCTTCTCGCTGGCCCACCTGTTCCGCCGCCACGGGTTCGACGTTTTGGCCGTCAACGAAGTGTTCGGCGGGCAGTTTGTGACGATAGAGGCTGTGCCGGCGGAAGCAGGGGGGCAGGGGAGCGGGGGAGCAGGGGAGCAGCCCTCTGCAACGACTTCTTTCTCCCCTGCTCTCCTGTCCCCCTTCTCCCCTGCCGATTTAGACGCCCTTACCGCCGACGCCTACGCTTTTGCCGAAAGCTACCGCGCCAAGCGTCAGGAGTGGCAAGAACGGCTGGCTACGCTGGCCGCCACAGGCCAGCGCGGCGTAGTCTGGGGGGCCGGCTCCAAGGGCGTCACCTTCCTGAACGCCATGGCTGCCGGCGACGAGATCGCCGCCGTGGTCGACATTAATCCGCGCAAGCAGGGCAAGTACGTGGCGGGGACGGGCCAGCGCATCGTCGCCCCGGCCGAACTGGCCGAACTGCGGCCCGACTTCGTGATCATTATGAACGCCAATTACCGCGAGGAGATTGGGCGGATGTTGGCGGAGGTCGGAGTAGACGCCCAGATTATGGTGGCCTGA
- the lepA gene encoding translation elongation factor 4 — MDQSRIRNFCIIAHIDHGKSTLADRLLQVTGTISDREMQEQVLDSMDIEREKGVTIKASAVRMSYTAANGETYEMNLIDTPGHVDFAYEVSRALQGCEGAILVVDATQGIEAQTLANLYMAVEADLELLPVVNKIDLPAAAPEDVAQEIENITGIAAEDVIPISAKTGSNIEAVLEAIVRKIPPPNGDRDGPLQALVFDSHYDSYKGVIAYVRIFEGTVRNRQPIKMMSNDVSVEPIEIGIFNPGMVPVDELTAGEVGYIATGLKTVRECRVGDTITLRDRPAAKPLHGYQAVKPMVYAGLYPSEGEDYPLLKEALERLQLNDASLVFEPETSNALNFGFRCGFLGLFHMEIIQERLEREYDLDLVATAPSVEYEVVMANTGEVRFIESPADLPDESTIAEIREPWMHVQIFAPEEFYGTIMELARKRRGEFIKQENPAPGRVVLHYYLPLAEMIVDFYDKLKSGTRGYASMDYEFDGYRASDLVKLEVLVAKTPVDALAMIVHTDDAYHRGQRLVTELKKRIPRQMFEVPIQAATGKRVISRANVQALRKDVLAKCYGGDITRKKKLLEKQKKGKKRMKMIGNVEVPQEAFMAVLKLGED; from the coding sequence ATGGATCAAAGCAGAATTCGCAATTTTTGCATTATCGCCCACATCGACCACGGCAAATCGACGCTGGCCGACCGGCTCTTGCAAGTCACGGGCACTATCTCCGACCGTGAGATGCAGGAGCAAGTGCTCGACAGCATGGACATCGAGCGCGAGAAAGGCGTCACCATCAAAGCCTCGGCCGTGCGCATGAGCTATACCGCCGCCAATGGCGAGACCTACGAGATGAACCTGATCGACACGCCCGGCCACGTCGATTTCGCCTACGAGGTCAGCCGGGCCTTGCAAGGTTGCGAGGGGGCTATCCTGGTCGTCGATGCCACGCAGGGCATCGAGGCCCAGACGTTGGCGAACCTCTACATGGCCGTCGAGGCCGATCTGGAACTGTTGCCCGTGGTCAACAAGATCGACCTGCCGGCCGCCGCGCCGGAAGACGTGGCCCAGGAGATCGAGAACATCACCGGCATCGCCGCCGAGGACGTGATCCCCATCAGCGCCAAGACGGGCAGCAATATCGAGGCCGTGCTGGAAGCCATCGTGCGCAAGATTCCGCCGCCCAACGGCGACCGCGACGGCCCGCTCCAGGCGCTGGTGTTCGATTCCCACTATGATTCGTACAAGGGCGTTATCGCCTACGTGCGTATCTTCGAGGGCACGGTGCGCAACCGGCAGCCGATCAAGATGATGTCCAACGACGTCAGCGTCGAGCCGATTGAGATCGGCATCTTCAACCCCGGCATGGTGCCGGTGGACGAACTGACGGCCGGCGAAGTGGGCTACATCGCCACCGGCCTGAAGACGGTGCGCGAGTGCCGCGTGGGCGACACTATCACCCTGCGCGACCGACCGGCCGCCAAGCCGCTCCACGGCTATCAGGCCGTCAAGCCGATGGTCTATGCCGGGCTGTACCCCAGCGAGGGCGAGGATTACCCCTTGCTGAAGGAAGCGCTGGAACGGCTGCAACTCAACGATGCCTCGCTGGTCTTCGAGCCGGAGACTTCCAACGCGTTAAACTTCGGCTTCCGCTGCGGCTTTCTGGGGCTGTTCCACATGGAGATCATCCAGGAACGGCTGGAGCGCGAGTACGACCTCGACCTGGTGGCGACGGCCCCCAGCGTGGAGTATGAAGTGGTCATGGCTAACACCGGCGAGGTGCGCTTCATCGAAAGCCCGGCCGACCTGCCCGACGAGAGCACCATCGCCGAAATCCGCGAGCCGTGGATGCACGTCCAAATCTTCGCGCCGGAGGAGTTCTACGGCACGATCATGGAACTGGCCCGCAAGCGGCGCGGCGAGTTCATCAAGCAGGAGAACCCCGCGCCGGGCCGGGTCGTGCTGCATTACTACCTGCCGCTGGCCGAGATGATCGTCGATTTCTACGACAAGCTCAAGAGCGGCACGCGCGGCTACGCCTCGATGGACTACGAATTCGACGGCTACCGCGCCTCCGATCTGGTGAAGCTGGAAGTGCTGGTCGCCAAGACCCCGGTCGATGCGCTGGCGATGATCGTCCACACCGATGACGCTTACCATCGCGGACAGCGCCTCGTCACCGAACTGAAGAAACGCATTCCCCGCCAGATGTTTGAAGTGCCCATCCAGGCCGCCACGGGCAAACGGGTCATCAGCCGCGCCAACGTTCAGGCATTACGTAAGGATGTGCTGGCAAAATGCTATGGGGGCGACATTACCCGCAAGAAAAAGCTGCTGGAGAAGCAGAAAAAGGGTAAGAAACGCATGAAGATGATCGGCAATGTCGAAGTCCCCCAGGAAGCGTTTATGGCGGTGCTGAAGTTGGGTGAAGATTAG
- a CDS encoding iron chaperone, which produces MSQSKSKESKGFTADEQAAMKERARELKAEARASKDRAEGESALLAKIAEMPEPERAMAQRLHEIITATAPALWPKTWYGMPAYAKDGKILCFFQSAQKFDARYATLGFNDVAKLDDGAMWPTSFALREMTADVEARIAALVAKAVS; this is translated from the coding sequence ATGAGCCAATCAAAAAGCAAAGAGTCCAAGGGCTTCACCGCCGACGAACAGGCGGCGATGAAGGAGCGCGCCAGGGAGCTGAAGGCCGAAGCCCGCGCCAGCAAGGACAGGGCGGAAGGGGAAAGCGCCTTGCTGGCGAAGATTGCCGAAATGCCGGAACCGGAACGGGCCATGGCCCAACGGCTGCATGAGATCATCACCGCCACCGCGCCGGCGCTGTGGCCGAAAACGTGGTATGGGATGCCCGCCTATGCCAAGGACGGCAAGATCCTGTGCTTCTTCCAGAGCGCGCAGAAATTCGATGCCCGCTACGCCACGCTGGGCTTCAACGACGTTGCCAAGCTGGACGATGGGGCCATGTGGCCGACGTCGTTTGCGCTGCGGGAGATGACGGCCGACGTGGAGGCCAGGATCGCCGCGCTGGTAGCGAAGGCGGTGAGCTAA
- a CDS encoding glycoside hydrolase 5 family protein, whose translation MRSFSRNSLSFGPGLRLLAVAILVSLLRPAPALITFGPRVAVETTRPILGVHTRLTDEVEEWKIQRSLQMVREMGASWIVEFFPWAYYQAEDGSVAWEHPDLVIGHAQANGLKVIARLGYTPEWARPADTPLTYLDHDAYEAYAAFAAAFAARYRGQVDYLIIGNEPNLSFEWGYRPATAQDYVDLLRVVYPAVKAANPDITVLAGALAPTLEPAGSPWATNDLVYLRGMYEAGAADYFDGLAVHAYGLSFPATAEPDPAVLNFRRIELARAIMVEFGDAVTPIYITESGWNDHPRWSMAVRPAQRIQYTIDALDYAAANWPYVKTLAIWAFRYPAPVRSYPDNFTLVTPEFVARPIYEALKTYAGN comes from the coding sequence ATGCGATCATTTTCTCGAAACAGCCTGTCATTTGGCCCCGGCCTACGCTTATTGGCCGTGGCGATCCTGGTGAGCCTGCTGCGGCCCGCCCCGGCGCTGATCACCTTTGGCCCGCGCGTCGCCGTGGAGACAACCCGGCCCATCCTCGGCGTCCATACCCGGCTGACGGACGAGGTGGAAGAGTGGAAGATCCAGCGCTCGCTGCAAATGGTGCGCGAAATGGGCGCGTCTTGGATCGTCGAATTCTTCCCGTGGGCCTATTATCAGGCCGAGGACGGCAGCGTGGCCTGGGAGCACCCCGATCTGGTCATCGGCCATGCCCAGGCCAACGGGCTGAAGGTCATCGCCCGGCTCGGCTATACGCCGGAGTGGGCACGCCCGGCTGATACCCCGCTCACCTATCTCGATCACGATGCCTACGAGGCGTACGCGGCCTTCGCCGCCGCCTTTGCCGCCCGGTATCGGGGCCAGGTCGATTACCTGATCATCGGCAACGAACCCAACCTCAGCTTTGAGTGGGGCTACCGCCCGGCCACGGCGCAGGATTACGTCGATCTGTTGCGCGTCGTCTATCCGGCGGTCAAGGCGGCCAACCCCGACATCACCGTGCTGGCTGGGGCGCTGGCCCCCACACTGGAACCGGCAGGCTCGCCCTGGGCGACGAATGATCTCGTCTACCTGCGGGGCATGTATGAGGCGGGCGCGGCCGACTATTTCGACGGTCTGGCCGTCCACGCCTATGGCCTCTCCTTTCCGGCCACGGCCGAACCTGACCCGGCGGTGCTCAACTTTCGGCGCATTGAACTGGCGCGGGCCATCATGGTCGAGTTCGGCGACGCGGTCACCCCGATCTACATCACCGAGTCGGGCTGGAACGATCACCCGCGCTGGTCGATGGCCGTGCGCCCGGCGCAGCGCATCCAGTACACCATCGACGCGCTCGATTACGCCGCCGCGAACTGGCCCTACGTAAAGACGCTCGCCATCTGGGCCTTTCGCTACCCCGCGCCGGTGCGCAGCTATCCCGACAACTTTACGCTGGTGACCCCGGAGTTCGTGGCCCGGCCAATCTATGAGGCGCTCAAGACGTATGCGGGAAATTAG
- a CDS encoding substrate-binding periplasmic protein, producing the protein MREIRRRPRTADHRPRLAGEALRLAAGGWSSVVGGRRSVVAAILFALLLLLAGCARQADSWPRIREAGVLRVGIDPTFPPFALDEAGVLTGIDVDLARALATEMGLEAQFTYFGYDGLYDALLTEQVDVLLSALVIAPERTEDVAYSTPYFDAGLVLVIPEGETAINGMADLAGRTLAVELGAQAHVTALEWQNRLGDMTIQTFTSVDEALSAVQAGEADAALVDYVGGRLFLRDAATGGRPLTYLPQPVVPEPYAVVVRIADQQLLTEIDTALERLEQQGTPAAIINLHLGP; encoded by the coding sequence ATGCGGGAAATTAGGAGAAGACCACGGACGGCCGACCACAGACCACGGCTGGCAGGCGAGGCACTACGGCTGGCGGCCGGCGGTTGGTCATCGGTGGTCGGTGGTCGGCGGTCGGTGGTCGCTGCTATCCTATTCGCCCTGCTACTCCTGCTCGCCGGCTGCGCGCGCCAGGCGGATAGCTGGCCGCGCATTCGCGAGGCGGGCGTGTTGCGTGTCGGCATCGATCCGACTTTCCCGCCCTTTGCCCTGGACGAAGCGGGTGTGCTGACGGGCATTGACGTCGATTTGGCGCGGGCGCTGGCGACCGAGATGGGACTTGAGGCGCAATTCACCTATTTCGGCTACGACGGCCTCTACGACGCCCTGCTGACCGAGCAGGTGGACGTGCTCCTCTCGGCTCTGGTCATCGCCCCGGAGCGCACCGAGGACGTGGCCTATTCCACCCCCTACTTCGATGCCGGCCTGGTGCTGGTCATTCCTGAAGGGGAGACAGCCATTAATGGAATGGCTGACCTGGCTGGCCGCACCTTGGCGGTCGAGTTGGGCGCGCAAGCCCACGTGACGGCACTGGAATGGCAAAACCGCTTGGGGGACATGACCATCCAAACGTTCACAAGCGTGGACGAAGCCCTCAGCGCGGTGCAAGCGGGCGAGGCCGACGCGGCCCTGGTCGATTATGTCGGCGGCCGTTTGTTTCTGCGCGACGCGGCGACCGGCGGCCGACCCCTCACCTATCTCCCCCAGCCGGTTGTGCCGGAACCTTATGCGGTGGTTGTGCGTATAGCTGATCAACAATTGCTCACGGAGATCGATACCGCGCTGGAGCGGCTGGAACAACAGGGAACGCCGGCGGCGATCATCAATTTACACTTGGGGCCATAA
- a CDS encoding molybdopterin-dependent oxidoreductase has product MDEPSAWTPPHSHEPNPAPPSDDASFVLSSDTQSYRLTPEDLRQLPQQTIADCLIVSTGHPSSGPFVFGGVALLSLIDHYVNLAWVEVDVKSEDGFGARLTAEELRQAGDRPALLALTIDGRPLTRAEGLVRLIVPSETDDALRQVKWVGEIRIR; this is encoded by the coding sequence ATGGACGAACCCTCCGCTTGGACGCCGCCACATTCCCACGAACCGAACCCCGCGCCGCCCTCCGACGACGCTTCTTTCGTTCTATCCAGCGACACCCAATCGTACCGTCTGACGCCCGAGGACTTGCGGCAGTTGCCGCAACAGACCATCGCCGATTGCCTGATTGTCAGCACCGGCCACCCGTCATCCGGGCCGTTCGTCTTTGGCGGCGTGGCGCTGCTCTCATTGATAGATCATTATGTCAATTTAGCTTGGGTGGAAGTGGATGTGAAAAGCGAGGATGGCTTTGGCGCGCGGCTGACGGCCGAAGAACTGCGCCAAGCCGGCGACCGGCCCGCGCTATTGGCCCTGACGATTGACGGCCGGCCGCTGACACGGGCCGAAGGGCTGGTGCGTCTCATCGTGCCCAGCGAGACGGATGATGCCTTGCGGCAGGTGAAATGGGTGGGGGAGATTCGGATTAGATAG
- a CDS encoding NADPH-dependent FMN reductase: MLNQPDDNGVNPAREPISFLVFAASLRTGSLNAKLARLAADTIESHGGTVDYAFMTEFDVPSYDQDVQDGEGFPPGAQQFYDRLNKADAFVIASPEYNASFPGVLKNLIDWVSRFKPQPFNFRNGMLLSASPSMSGGNRGLWSLRIPLEHLGARIYPDMFSLAQAHQGLDSNGQLLNPQLGERFEKTVVAYMDLVEADIHYHCAKKAWFEYLGEPPTAETERAE, from the coding sequence ATGTTAAATCAACCGGATGATAATGGCGTCAACCCGGCCCGTGAACCCATCAGTTTTTTGGTGTTTGCCGCATCCCTGCGCACCGGGTCTCTGAACGCGAAGTTGGCTCGACTGGCAGCGGATACGATTGAGTCACATGGCGGAACCGTCGATTACGCCTTTATGACCGAATTCGACGTGCCGTCCTACGACCAGGACGTGCAGGATGGCGAAGGTTTTCCCCCCGGCGCGCAGCAATTCTACGACCGGCTCAACAAGGCAGATGCCTTCGTCATCGCCTCGCCGGAGTACAATGCGTCGTTTCCCGGCGTGTTGAAGAACCTGATCGACTGGGTTTCGCGCTTCAAGCCACAGCCCTTCAATTTTCGCAACGGCATGTTGCTCTCGGCCTCGCCGTCCATGTCGGGCGGCAATCGGGGCTTGTGGTCGTTGCGTATCCCTTTGGAGCACCTCGGCGCAAGGATCTACCCCGATATGTTCTCCCTGGCCCAGGCGCACCAGGGACTTGATAGCAACGGCCAACTCCTCAACCCCCAACTCGGCGAGCGGTTTGAGAAAACCGTCGTCGCCTACATGGACCTGGTCGAGGCGGATATCCATTACCATTGCGCCAAGAAAGCCTGGTTTGAGTATCTGGGCGAGCCGCCGACAGCCGAGACGGAACGCGCGGAGTAG
- a CDS encoding GDP-mannose 4,6-dehydratase, with translation MRVFITGATGFAGSHLVDLLLAEGHDLFALVHEATSHQALPAHEHMHQVTGDLLDPPALTAAVASAQPDVIIHLAGQAYPALSWRDPALTFAVNTGGTANLLRAAVEYGRPRVVVVTSAEIYGPLSAADLPLTENTRPQPRHPYGVSKLAAGELVRVYWERYGLPVVEARPFNHIGPRQAKGFVVPDFASQLAAIRLGRQAPVIRVGNLDPQRDFTDVRDVAAAYWRLATDGRPGQAYLICSGQSVPVRALLETLIELCGVAVEVLPDESRLNPNDTPCLYGSYAKLAADTGWQPTVPLRQSLADALADWEARLR, from the coding sequence ATGCGTGTTTTTATCACCGGGGCGACAGGTTTCGCCGGGTCTCATCTGGTTGATTTGCTCCTGGCTGAGGGGCATGACCTGTTCGCCTTGGTCCATGAGGCGACCAGCCATCAAGCATTACCCGCGCACGAGCACATGCACCAGGTTACCGGCGATCTGCTCGACCCGCCGGCGTTGACCGCGGCCGTGGCCTCGGCCCAGCCGGACGTGATCATCCATCTGGCCGGGCAGGCCTACCCGGCCCTCTCCTGGCGCGATCCGGCGCTGACCTTTGCCGTCAACACCGGGGGAACGGCCAACCTCCTGCGCGCCGCGGTGGAATACGGCCGGCCGCGTGTGGTCGTCGTCACCAGCGCCGAGATTTATGGCCCCCTCTCGGCCGCCGACCTGCCGCTGACCGAAAACACCCGGCCCCAGCCGCGCCATCCGTATGGCGTCAGCAAGCTGGCGGCGGGCGAACTGGTGCGCGTCTATTGGGAGCGCTACGGTCTGCCGGTCGTTGAAGCCCGGCCGTTCAACCACATCGGCCCGCGCCAGGCGAAGGGCTTCGTCGTGCCCGATTTCGCCTCGCAACTGGCGGCGATTCGCCTGGGTCGGCAGGCGCCGGTGATCCGCGTCGGCAATCTTGACCCGCAGCGCGACTTCACCGACGTGCGCGACGTGGCCGCCGCCTATTGGCGGCTGGCGACGGACGGCCGCCCCGGTCAGGCTTATCTGATCTGCTCCGGTCAGTCCGTGCCGGTGCGCGCCTTGCTGGAAACGCTCATCGAATTATGCGGCGTCGCCGTGGAAGTCCTCCCGGACGAGAGCCGTCTGAATCCCAACGACACGCCCTGCCTCTATGGCAGCTACGCCAAGCTCGCCGCCGACACCGGCTGGCAGCCGACCGTCCCCCTGCGCCAATCATTGGCTGACGCGCTGGCCGATTGGGAAGCGCGCTTGCGCTAG
- the rpsO gene encoding 30S ribosomal protein S15, producing MPLNGTAKAELIGNFATHDGDTGSPEVQIALMDTRIRQLQEHLNTHKHDESSRRGLLKLVGKRRRMLAYLRKEHPDRYRTIINRLGLRR from the coding sequence ATGCCCTTGAATGGGACAGCGAAAGCCGAATTGATTGGCAACTTTGCGACGCACGACGGAGACACCGGTTCGCCCGAGGTGCAGATCGCGCTCATGGACACGCGGATTCGCCAGCTCCAGGAGCACTTGAACACCCACAAGCATGATGAAAGCTCCCGTCGGGGACTGCTCAAGCTGGTGGGCAAGCGCCGGCGGATGCTGGCTTATCTGCGCAAGGAACACCCGGACCGCTACCGCACGATCATCAACCGTCTGGGCTTGCGGCGCTAG
- a CDS encoding TlyA family RNA methyltransferase, with product MRRNRVPNSDMPKDKERLDILLVDRGLVETRARARAHIMAGEVTVNGQRIDKAGTAVARDALIELATPLPYVSRGGYKLAGALDGFGVAVAGRVCADVGACTGGFTDVLLQRGAARVYAIDVGQGQLDWKLRQDERVTVMERTNARYLDALAEPIDLVVIDVSFISLKLILPAVRKWLAATGEVIALIKPQFEAGPESVGKGGIVRDPAVHRAVLVDLLGWAAAAGWAVGGLRRSSIAGTDGNVEFLVWLRPGESLLDHADLIATSLS from the coding sequence TTGAGGAGAAACCGGGTTCCTAATAGCGATATGCCAAAAGACAAAGAACGCCTCGACATCCTCCTCGTCGATCGCGGCCTGGTAGAGACCCGCGCCCGCGCCCGCGCCCACATCATGGCCGGCGAGGTCACCGTCAACGGCCAACGGATCGACAAGGCGGGCACGGCCGTCGCCCGCGACGCGCTTATCGAGCTGGCGACGCCGCTGCCCTACGTCAGTCGCGGCGGCTACAAGCTGGCCGGGGCGCTCGACGGCTTCGGTGTGGCCGTGGCCGGGCGCGTCTGTGCCGACGTGGGGGCCTGCACCGGCGGTTTCACCGACGTGCTGCTACAGCGCGGCGCGGCCCGCGTCTATGCCATTGACGTGGGCCAGGGCCAACTTGATTGGAAGCTGCGCCAGGATGAGCGGGTCACGGTCATGGAGCGGACGAACGCCCGCTATCTGGATGCGCTGGCCGAGCCGATTGACCTGGTGGTGATCGACGTCTCGTTCATTTCGCTGAAGCTGATCCTGCCCGCCGTCCGCAAGTGGCTGGCCGCTACGGGCGAGGTGATCGCTCTCATCAAGCCGCAATTCGAGGCCGGGCCGGAGTCGGTCGGCAAGGGGGGCATCGTGCGCGATCCGGCGGTGCATCGGGCGGTGCTGGTCGATTTGTTGGGCTGGGCGGCCGCCGCCGGGTGGGCAGTCGGCGGGCTGCGACGCTCGTCGATCGCCGGGACGGATGGCAATGTGGAATTCCTGGTGTGGCTACGGCCGGGGGAGTCGTTGCTTGATCATGCCGATCTAATTGCGACTTCCCTGTCGTAG
- a CDS encoding class I SAM-dependent methyltransferase — MRQVLHACPACGAAGMAVFYEVRAVPVNSVLLVTSRDEAMNFQTGDIALAACPACGFISNIAFDEALTQYTAQYEATQGYSPTFNKFHKALAQDLIDRFDLHGKDIIELGCDKGDFITMLVEMGDNRGVGFDPAYVPGRHPSPAADRLTFIADFYGEQYADYRADFICCKMTLEHIPDVGRFVATVRRSIGDNGDTVVFFQIPNARYVLCDVAFWDIYYEHCSYFTKGSLARLFRANGFEVKNLWTAYDDQYLMIEARPGQSAGEQGRKGAGEEELDGEESVTETMEMVRYFVEHYEAKRNEWRAALAGWQAASKKVVLWGGGSKGVAFLTTLGQSLDDIAYAVDINPIKTGTFMAGTGQEIVAPAFLKEYQPDVVIIMNPVYREEISRDLQAMGLAPEIRTL; from the coding sequence ATGAGACAAGTTCTCCACGCCTGCCCGGCCTGTGGCGCGGCCGGGATGGCTGTTTTCTATGAAGTGCGTGCGGTGCCCGTCAACAGCGTGTTGCTGGTGACCAGCCGCGATGAGGCCATGAACTTCCAGACCGGCGATATTGCCCTGGCCGCCTGCCCGGCTTGCGGTTTTATCAGCAACATCGCCTTCGATGAGGCCCTGACCCAATACACCGCCCAATATGAGGCCACGCAGGGCTATTCGCCGACGTTCAACAAGTTCCACAAGGCGCTGGCCCAGGACCTGATCGACCGCTTCGACCTGCATGGCAAGGACATCATCGAGCTCGGCTGCGACAAGGGCGATTTCATCACCATGTTGGTCGAGATGGGCGACAACCGCGGCGTGGGCTTCGACCCGGCCTACGTGCCCGGCCGCCATCCCAGCCCGGCGGCCGACCGGCTGACCTTCATCGCCGACTTCTACGGCGAACAGTACGCCGACTACCGCGCCGACTTCATCTGCTGCAAGATGACGCTGGAGCACATCCCTGACGTGGGCCGCTTCGTCGCCACGGTGCGCCGCTCCATCGGCGACAACGGCGACACGGTAGTTTTCTTCCAGATCCCCAATGCCCGCTACGTCCTGTGCGACGTGGCCTTCTGGGATATCTACTATGAGCACTGCTCCTATTTCACCAAAGGCTCGCTGGCGCGGCTGTTCCGGGCCAACGGGTTTGAGGTGAAGAATCTGTGGACGGCCTATGATGATCAATATTTGATGATTGAGGCGCGGCCGGGGCAAAGCGCAGGGGAGCAGGGGAGAAAGGGAGCAGGGGAGGAAGAGCTTGACGGTGAGGAGAGTGTAACCGAGACGATGGAAATGGTACGCTACTTCGTGGAGCACTATGAAGCCAAACGTAACGAGTGGCGGGCGGCGCTGGCCGGGTGGCAGGCGGCGAGCAAGAAGGTCGTCCTGTGGGGCGGCGGCTCCAAGGGCGTGGCCTTCCTGACCACGCTGGGCCAATCGCTCGACGACATCGCCTATGCCGTGGACATCAACCCCATCAAGACCGGCACCTTCATGGCCGGCACGGGCCAGGAGATCGTCGCGCCCGCTTTCCTCAAAGAATATCAACCCGATGTGGTGATCATTATGAATCCGGTGTACCGCGAGGAGATCAGCCGCGACCTGCAAGCGATGGGTTTAGCGCCGGAAATTCGGACGCTGTAA